AACCGGTCGCCGCGGCGGAGGTGAACAGCAGCCGCACACCGGCCGGTATGCGCGGGCGCGTCGGGCGCCAGCGCCCCACGCGTGCGGCGGGCGTGCTCAGGGCCGAGACGCGGTACCACCCCACCACCAACAGGAGCAGGTGCACCACGTACGGCAACACCCGCGGTGCGGGCGCGTACTGCGCCAGCAGACCCGCCACGACCGGCCCCGCCGCGGTTCCCCCCACGAACGCCACTCCGGCCAGCACCGACGCCCGCGCCCGGTTCCCGCCGGGAGCACGTGCCGTGATCAACGCCGTCGTCGCCCCCGTGGCCGCGCCCAGTGCCACCCCCTGCGCGGCGCGGCCGAGCAGCAGCCAGCCGGGGCCGGTCGCCAGCGCGAAGCAGCCCGAGGCGAGCGCGGCCACCACCACGCTGATCCGCAGCACCGTCCGGGAACCGAGCGCATCCGCGGCCGAGCCGAACAGCAACAACGCCGGAGCGCTGACCAGCGCGAACATCGCGTAGACCAGCGTCATCGTCAGGTCGCCGAACCCGAAGGCGTGCTGGTAGTCCGGATACAGCGGGCTGGGCAGATAGGCCCCGGCCGTGAGCACCACCAGCAGGTACACCGCCGTGCGCACCTCGCGCGCGTCCCGACGCGCCCGGTGCACGAGCCGGGTGTCGGAGACACCGGCACAACCCTCGTCGAAGATCCCCTTGAGCAGCACACCCACATCTTGGCGCTCAGCACCAGCAAAGAGAAGCAAACGTTCGTGCAACGCGACCGTGTAAAATATTTGCATGATCGATCCGAAGCTGCGCGTGCTGCAGCTGGTGGCCCACCACGGCACGGTGACCGCCGCCGCGGCGGCACTGCACTACACACCCTCCGCGGTTTCGCACCAGCTGCGCCAACTGGCCGCCGAACTCGGCGTCGAGCTGGTGACCCAGTCCGGCCGCGGCATCCGACTGACCACCGCGGCGAACACCGTGCTCCGCCACGCCGAGGTGCTCCACGCCCAGGCCGAACGCGCGCACGCCGAACTGACCGCCGCCACCGAGGAAGCAGGCGGACCGTTCACCCTGTGCGGCTTCTCCACCGCCGCCACGCACCTGCTTCCCCCGGCCGCGGCCACCCTGCGCGACCGCTACCCCCAGTCCAAGGTGCGGGTCATCGAGGCCGAACCCGCCCGCTGCTTCGACCTGCTGCTGGCAGGCGACGCGGATCTGGCGCTGCTGATCGCCACCGCCGAGACTCCCCCCACATCGGACACCCGCTTCGAGCAGCACCCCCTGCTGGACGATCCTCTCGACCTGGTCGTGCCCAGCGGGCACCCGCTGGCCGCCCGCAGAAGGGTCACCCTCGCCGACGCCGCCGACGAGCCGTGGATCGTGGGCCAGCCCGGCAGCACCTACCACCACCTGGTGCTCACCGCCTGCATGGCCGCCGGGTTCACCCCCAACATCGCCCACTACGCCGATGAGTGGGACACCGGCACCGCCCTGGTCGCCCACGACTTCGGCATCATCCTCGTGCCCCGGCTCGCCCGGCTGCACGAGGACCGGCCCGTCGCACGCATCCCCCTGCACGGCGAGCCCGCCCCCGCACGCCGCATCCTGGCCGCCACCCGCCGCGGCAGCCGCGAGCACCCCGTGGTCACCACCGCCCTGGACACCATCACCACCACCGCCACCGCGCTGCACCCGGCGCCCCGGCAGCCCGCCGAGCAGGAGGAATGAGCGGAGAAAACCGTTGCTGCTACGGCGATTTCCCGGAAGTCGCGCCCTGCGCAGCCCCGCGCAGCCCGTTCGGGCCGGCTTCCGCGGGGAGCCACGCGGACTTCCCAGCAACGCGGAGTCCCGGCCATGCGAAGGCTCCAGCTCGGAAACCGCCCGGCGAGAAGGCCGGCAAGAACCGCCCCCGCAGAGAGGCGACCGCGACTCCGCAGCGAAGCCGGATCCGGAACCGGACCACGCTGCCCGTGTTCAGGAATCTCAGAAAAAGCCGACCTCGTCGTAGGTATCCCCTGGCTTATCAGCCACCGCCTCAACGAAGAACGCGAAGCGCTCGTCATCGAGCACTTTGCCATCCAAAGCACCGGGTCGCGCGAACTTGGCCAACCTCCGAACCTGCTCACCGCTTATGGGATACCCATCCGGAGTAGGCATGCTGAACCCCAGCTCCTCCTCCAGAGCAGCACGCGTAGCCGAAACAAGGTAGATTTCCCATTCGAGACCGTCATCGCTCTCCCTGAACGATTCTACCTTCCACATCACGGCTCGACCTCTCTTCCAGGGATCGGATCCTTCAGCTGCTCGACGGTGTTCAGGGCGAACGCACCCGGGTGCTTGCCACGTTCAGACCGTGCAGCAGTTGATCGTGTGAGGTTTTCATCCTCTTCGTTCGTAATGTAGACAGTAAACAACTCAGTCCTTGATTGAGCTCATGCCAGGAAGATCACGCACTGGACTGCTTACCAGTCCTCTTGGAGTCGCCGGGTTCCGGTGACGATGGACCGATTGGTCGCGGACAGCGAGGCGAGGTCCGTGGCCGGCCCACACGACCAGAACTCGAAAGCTCCCCGTATGAGCCGACCACTGGGGCGAGGTTGTGCAACACCCGCGGACTTCGTCCTAAACATCAGGATCGATGAAACGCCGTTGGGGGTCCCAGCCACGTGGCACCTCCAACTCGGGCGATACCTGTGTTACCTCCACACCGAGATCCTCCGTTTCGTTGTCCATCACCGATACGGAGAACTCCCGATCCGGACAGGCCGTTCGCAATCGCGCCGACCACGTTTCGACCAAAATCTCGGACAACTGTTCAGTGGAGGAGTCCTGAAACTCAACAGGAGAGGGACAATGACGGAACAAATGGGCAACCTCGAACCAGTTGAAGTTGTCTACAACTTCTTTCCAGGACAGCGGCGCCCAATCAGGCTGACCATCGGCCACCGGGGTTGACAGGAGCCCACGGATATATGCTTCGTCATGACCATGCACAGCAACGAAAACAGCCCCGTGCACCTCTACCAGACGCGGCCAGTACAACCACGCGTAGAGCAACCCCTGGAAATGATTCCCCTCCGCACCGAAGTAGGACACCGGATCACTCGATCCCACATCCGGGTAAGCCGCACTCAAGGCTTCCACAGCGACCTGCTCATCATACATCACATGCACCCTCAATACCCACGGGGAATCTCATCACCGGTAGCCTTCCGAGCATTTCCTACTTCTCTGAGAACCTGTCTGGGACAGTGATCCAGGTGATGGTGTCCCGCTTTGTTCGGGTGAATCATCGGGACACTCTAGCGACCATGATCCATGAGGATGAAGACGTGGGCGTGTTCGGGACAGTGTTCGTAGTCGCGGGCGTTGCGGCGGGCTTGGGTGATCCAGGCACAGGTGCCTTCGACACCCCACTTCCGGCGAGGAGCCGATGACGGGCTTGTCCAGCGTTTTTCCGCGCGATCTCGGCGGTGATGCCCAGCTGTGCAGTGGCCCAGCTCGGGAATGTGCCCGTACAGCCGCCGTCGGCCCAGATGTGGCCCATCATGGAGTGCTGTTGACGTAGCTGCCGCGGCAGAGGCCGGGATGTAGGGGAGCCGGTCTTGCTGGCTCGCACCGGTGACCAGCGCATCAGTGGCATCCCGCGGTCTCCACGGCCAGGTGGCGCTTGCCTCCGGCGAGTTTCTTTCCCACGCAGCAGCGGCTCGACCAGCCACTCGGCATCGAGGACAGCGGACGGATACCGGGGTGTCCGCCCCGATGAGCCGGACTGACCAGCGCCACAGTGCAGCCGCGATCGGCCCCCACTACGTGTGATCACGACTTGACACCGCGGTCACTAGCAAAGTCCCTTCCCAAGCCCCGCACCGAACTCCCAGAGACCCTCCTGGTAACCCAAGGCCCTCGCAGTTCGGTCATGTGGCTGTGTCCGGCATGTGTCCCTGCCTGACGAGGTCATTGCTTCACCTGTGCGATCACACTCACCAGGAATCCTTCAATCATGCTGGATGCATGATTCCTGAAAATCGAGAACCCCCTCTTGGGCCTTACTCGCTATATGTCCGCTACATCAGCGTAGGGAACATTTGGAGGCACATCAACGGACAAAAACGTCTCCTTGTGCCCCACCTCGTAATCACATCCGAACCGTTTCATGGAATTTTTGAAACTTTCAACGCTGTTTTCGTCGAAAAAAATAATTCGCACCGTGGAGTGCCCACCTCCGGCTATTACTCCATCAAAAACAAGACCTCCTTGTTCATCCGGGACAGCCCGCACAATAGCTCCACAGCTCAACACGGGAGCAAAAAACGGAATATTGGCAACCGAGTACCCAACACAACTTTCCGTCGGCTCCGCCCACAAAGACTCGGAAGAGATGGGCGGATACCCGTCCGCGTCCTGCGTCAACGGTACGACAATTTTCACATATTCTCCGAAGGACGTCTCCTTCGTTGGAGAACAGCTACGATCGACTGATCCCATCTACTACACCACTCCAAATCAAAACGACGGTTGTTGACTTCTGGCAAGGATTGTTCCGACCAACGATCAACTCGCTGTACACGAGGGCTCCACACGATCACCTATCGTGCCACGCCCGATGCATCCCGGGAACTGGCCTGGTAGATGGCCGGGATATCGCGCGCTGAACAGCTAAAACGCGTACCGTGGAAGGTGTGGGAGAGCTCTGTTGGTGTTTGAGCATGCGATGCTGGTGCTGCGCTGGTTCCGCGACGGCACTCGGGTGGCGCAGCTGGCCGTCGATGCCGGGCTCGGTATCTCGACCGCGTCCCCACTACCTCCACCGCCAACCGAATGGCGCTGCGCACCCTGACCACTCTGTTCCCACAACGAATTCAGGTAGTTCCGCAGAGGACCGACCAAGGAGAAGAGATAAATCGATCCGAACAACTTCCCGCTGGGATCCGCATTCGTCGCGGGGTTGTTGTTGCCGTAGGTGTATCCGTGCATCTGCTGCGGATCCGTCAGATCCATCACCGGATCCACCGAGATGAACCGACCGGTGTTCGGGTCGTACTGCCGCGCACCCAGGGTGGTCAGTCCGACCGAGGCGTCGATCGTCCCACCGACGAAGCCCTTCTCCCCCGGAAACTCGGTCTGCTCACCACGCGAGGCACCGAACGGCAGGAACCGCCGCCGCGTCGTCCGCAACGAGTCCGCGTCGAAGACCGACGATCCGCCCTGCCACCCGCTCAGCTCACGGTCGCCGCCTGTCCCGGCCGCGCGGGCCGCACCGGCGCGACCTCCGCCTCGGTGGGACCGCCGACCACGGTGTTGGCGATGCCGCCGATGCCCTCGACGGTCATCTCCACCACGTCCCCCGGCCGCAGCGGCGGCGGCTGCTGAACACCGTTCCTGCCCCACAGCTCGGCCAGACACCCGCCGTTGCCGCAAGTGCCCGAACCGAGCACGTCACCGGGACGCACCCGGCTGCCGCGCGCGGCGTGGACGACCAGCTCCTCGAACGTCCAGCCCATGTTGGACAGCAGGTCCCGGCCGAGTTCGACCCCGTTGACCGAGACGCTCATGGCCAACCGCAGGAACCCGTCGGCGTCCCGGTGCGGTTCCAGCTCGTCGGCGGTGACCAGCACCGGCCCCAGGGTCCCGGCGAAGTCCTTGCCCTTCGCTGGGCCGAGCCCCACCCGCATCTCCCGGCTCTGCAGATCACGGGCGGACCAGTCGTTGAAGATCGTGTAGCCCGCGATGTGCGAACGCGCCCGCTCCGGCGTGAGATCGGACCCCACCCGCCCGATGACGGCGGCGACCTCGAGTTCGTAGTCCAGCACCGCGCACCCCGGCGGGGCCGCGACCTCGTCGTGCGCACCGATGAGCGAGTGGGGGTTGGTGAAGTAGAAGGCCGGCGCCTCGTACCACTCCGGCACCACACCGACCCGCCCCTCCACGCCGCGGCGCACCCCCTCGACGTGCTCCTCGAAGGCCACGAAGTCCCGCACGGTGGGCGCTTCCAGCGGCGGCAGCAGCCGCACCTCCTCCAGCGGGACCGAGTCCCGCGCGGAGAGCGCGCCACGACCGGCCGCGAACAGCCGGTCCTCCCGCAGCAGGTCCAGCACCGTCGTTCCGACCGGCAACCGGTGCAGCACGCCGTCCACGACGACGCCGCACCGCACGACCCCGTCGGGTTCCTCCACTGTGGCGAAACGCAACCTCGCTCCCTCCTCGTCGTTTCCGTCCCGGCCCCGGCGGTGCGATCACACCGGCGGGGCCTGGAACAGCCCGCGATCGGGATCGTTGAACGACTTCTTGGCGACGAACTCGTCCATCGGGTTGGCCGTGCCCCACTGGTCGGAGACCATCGGGTCGGTGAAGTCGTGCAGCCCGGGGTGCCAGGTGTCCTCGTCGAGCCGGTCCAGCTCGGTGGTGTACTCGACGGTGTTGCCCTGCGGGTCGAGGAAGTACGAGAAGGTGTTGTTGCCCGCCTTGTGCCGGCCCGGGCCCCACACCTTCTCCACCCCGGCACGCATCAGCCTGCCCGAACCGCGCATGTACTCGTCGAGGCCGCGCATCTCGAAGCTGGCGTGGTGCAGCGAGGCGTGCGGGCAGCGGGACACCGCGAAGCTGTGGTGCCAGTCGTTGCAGCGCAGGAACCACATCATGCGGCCGTTCTCCGGATGCATCAGCACGTCGGACAGCGCGAAGTCGAGGTGGCGCCGGTAGAACTCGACCGTGACCTCCGGCTCGGCCGAGTTGACCACCACGTGCGACAGCCGCACCGGCACGGACTCGGTCCCCTCGATCCTGCGGTGCGGGCGCAGCGCCACGTCGCTGGAGATCTCCACGGTGCGGCCCTCGTTGTCGAAGAATCGGAAACCGTAGCCCCCGCCCGGGGTTGCGATCACGCCCGGTTCGGAGATCAGCCGCACCCCGCTCCGCCCCAGTCGGACGGCCAGGGCGTCCACATCGGCCGCGCTGGCGGCACCGAACGAGACCAGGTCGATGCGCTTGTCGGCGGCCTCGCGCAGCCGCACCACGTACTGCTCCGGCGAGCCCTCCGCGGCCAGGAAGCTCACCCCCGCGTCGGAGGCGACCTCGGTCAGCCCCCACAGGTTGCGGTAGAACTCCAGCTCCCGGTCGAAGTCGGGCACGGCCACCGCGATGTGCCGCAGGTGCGTGATCAGGCGATCCATGGGAAACCCTCCCTTGTG
This genomic stretch from Actinopolyspora halophila DSM 43834 harbors:
- a CDS encoding MFS transporter, producing the protein MQIFYTVALHERLLLFAGAERQDVGVLLKGIFDEGCAGVSDTRLVHRARRDAREVRTAVYLLVVLTAGAYLPSPLYPDYQHAFGFGDLTMTLVYAMFALVSAPALLLFGSAADALGSRTVLRISVVVAALASGCFALATGPGWLLLGRAAQGVALGAATGATTALITARAPGGNRARASVLAGVAFVGGTAAGPVVAGLLAQYAPAPRVLPYVVHLLLLVVGWYRVSALSTPAARVGRWRPTRPRIPAGVRLLFTSAAATGFLAWTVAGLFLAVIPTTLGRSARIDNLAIIGGILGAVLVCSVLSQPLVPRCGARRAQLLGLGALLVGLGALAWTGGGSLMVTVLAAVVAGFGHGLAYGGAAAAVDAVAPARERAALNSALYLAFYCGTGGPAVAVGLLTLRLPLATATSWLSAAAAVLVPFAAAAVVLANRGPRVPRASAGWNHDRVWAALRPDKV
- a CDS encoding LysR family transcriptional regulator, with amino-acid sequence MIDPKLRVLQLVAHHGTVTAAAAALHYTPSAVSHQLRQLAAELGVELVTQSGRGIRLTTAANTVLRHAEVLHAQAERAHAELTAATEEAGGPFTLCGFSTAATHLLPPAAATLRDRYPQSKVRVIEAEPARCFDLLLAGDADLALLIATAETPPTSDTRFEQHPLLDDPLDLVVPSGHPLAARRRVTLADAADEPWIVGQPGSTYHHLVLTACMAAGFTPNIAHYADEWDTGTALVAHDFGIILVPRLARLHEDRPVARIPLHGEPAPARRILAATRRGSREHPVVTTALDTITTTATALHPAPRQPAEQEE
- a CDS encoding DUF4265 domain-containing protein, which codes for MGSVDRSCSPTKETSFGEYVKIVVPLTQDADGYPPISSESLWAEPTESCVGYSVANIPFFAPVLSCGAIVRAVPDEQGGLVFDGVIAGGGHSTVRIIFFDENSVESFKNSMKRFGCDYEVGHKETFLSVDVPPNVPYADVADI
- a CDS encoding RHS repeat-associated core domain-containing protein codes for the protein MRTTRRRFLPFGASRGEQTEFPGEKGFVGGTIDASVGLTTLGARQYDPNTGRFISVDPVMDLTDPQQMHGYTYGNNNPATNADPSGKLFGSIYLFSLVGPLRNYLNSLWEQSGQGAQRHSVGGGGSGDAVEIPSPASTASCATRVPSRNQRSTSIACSNTNRALPHLPRYAF
- a CDS encoding fumarylacetoacetate hydrolase family protein, with the protein product MRFATVEEPDGVVRCGVVVDGVLHRLPVGTTVLDLLREDRLFAAGRGALSARDSVPLEEVRLLPPLEAPTVRDFVAFEEHVEGVRRGVEGRVGVVPEWYEAPAFYFTNPHSLIGAHDEVAAPPGCAVLDYELEVAAVIGRVGSDLTPERARSHIAGYTIFNDWSARDLQSREMRVGLGPAKGKDFAGTLGPVLVTADELEPHRDADGFLRLAMSVSVNGVELGRDLLSNMGWTFEELVVHAARGSRVRPGDVLGSGTCGNGGCLAELWGRNGVQQPPPLRPGDVVEMTVEGIGGIANTVVGGPTEAEVAPVRPARPGQAATVS
- a CDS encoding VOC family protein, which codes for MDRLITHLRHIAVAVPDFDRELEFYRNLWGLTEVASDAGVSFLAAEGSPEQYVVRLREAADKRIDLVSFGAASAADVDALAVRLGRSGVRLISEPGVIATPGGGYGFRFFDNEGRTVEISSDVALRPHRRIEGTESVPVRLSHVVVNSAEPEVTVEFYRRHLDFALSDVLMHPENGRMMWFLRCNDWHHSFAVSRCPHASLHHASFEMRGLDEYMRGSGRLMRAGVEKVWGPGRHKAGNNTFSYFLDPQGNTVEYTTELDRLDEDTWHPGLHDFTDPMVSDQWGTANPMDEFVAKKSFNDPDRGLFQAPPV